The following coding sequences lie in one Xiphophorus maculatus strain JP 163 A chromosome 4, X_maculatus-5.0-male, whole genome shotgun sequence genomic window:
- the cenpf gene encoding centromere protein F isoform X2, whose protein sequence is MSWAVEEWKDGLPGKALQKIQEMEVQLDKLKKERTQKQFQLDSLEAALQKQKQKVDSERTEISALKRENQSMIESCDALEKTRQKVVHDLGVKEQQVSYLEGQLNSCRKTIDRLEQELKKYKTELDRSQPAGSSLLSTSSSDLQTFSTPQKTFATPAPVAAHRQPDSKLDELQEKYNHEVEERRKLESELKMLQVKLLNQSSVSHKDIAARQAGSSIFPWQQQDQVHSLRGQDAMETPLKRRGASLWDTHEETPIKPNQRMSSSRTVQSPSGSTQQTEQLKSLNQELRGRVSELERNLAAQEKEIRNQTSKLQELQTHLNQTRKELAERDRELAKAGHELSQAADRHQQLEAKCSLVEQKLKQVSEEMSCQRHNAESCRRALEQKLKDQERNSQKELAQLQSSHQALDQQLNQTRTKLTQEIQQAKKDHNVLQADMEKTRLQKSQMEREMEEQKQKLLRSEQGLQATQTKEQDLRKKMEELQKEKNGVTIQLDRCSRSLTQLEEEKRISEQSLKRTQGLLEDLKAKSEGQAEELKRLQSKFEQQTQTAARELEHVKKTLSDAEARNDKSQNELQKQKQESEKLSNKLTVIEQESEELKSNLRQSRDECQAVKQEHQALLEWKKNKENLINQTEAAQQELTDKIITLEGKASRMHEANNELQDKISSTEADKASLSAHIDALKGELLMRSTELEEKEHQYQQLQLHVSEAAQKHGKDLENAGKQLAQLQGQVKELESRLQREASRAELAEKTNCELQEEHQAACDLLRSKDQLLELGRAEVSQLKDSLAQSAAQQEAQSDSFVKQKAVLLKRCEESISAQAEETERVKLQAEEVQQELLLSRHKITSMEQILKVQEQLGAELQKQIKTTSDKEEELTKTCEEKSEELKRLEEELKDQRSLTEETEQQIRAAEARIHSVENQKAELENRLQEMKTEAEILQFSHTERMNALQEQIVCLEKQVAANQEEAEEVPVLKNKLDVVNQSLAHLNKSLEASEKSLSCANEIKADLEVTLSEKVKLITALEDQINNLTEKLRKESESHSSEVEDFINKERSLKEQLEATRKSVAAAKEESSSRRENIREMKMTLSAASRGLEERDNTIKSLKEKLNKAEAEQAKASELLKEKTVAMSKIKVQLEMLQMDLEDNELAMTSVGSQAEELKGTIASLEAMLEESKAQVSVLETRLDEVQYQNSLLETKYVTAKDELLERSCEITRLEEDAVRRQQLEENVSALEAKLSQITEENSKAETELRQIIQEKESHLEQVNEERNSLQATLTQSVDEQKRAESEITQVKAVKAELEERMSNLSKEIQQLHADVRELSEQKQEAEGTIDQMAAETQQTESALRRISEEKAQLDVALSSVSEEKVELQERISTLTSENGELVCKVKQVEEEKLQLESKFSQISEENVKQQSDMNRLTAEKQQLQSSAERLQEEMASLREESERVQSSLLSAEEERQMLREQLNTRDETNHTESRARNQQFEAEQTALHQKLSILQTELAVLQQQYDLLLQQVDQQQRIIQQLTESQKYQNPTGNIPRLEPKDAEDGAEAAEQTKPNPELGANVGTSAESDPLNEQEEASEKSPDQAASEAELIVREDASDQEMINEEEAHKHDAQEIQLRQQVSEENCSSSGDLENEKYDASSFQHEIRGMKFSGDESWPVKDVDTEMISEQQSELKTLRSEFDLLTSELQLRAELTSELEVQVQKLEEKVQAAEEQLSTALEEKKSLSDQVTQLLEERESLSLQLETSKCQLTDFMEMLEGLEMAKGGLDEKFLQQESELKRVRSEKANLEQHILGMESELESMQAETSRLTEELEIQRKTCSGREQQIETLLTETTQLRAELVSCSEDRDELSQSLGQWRDKVHGLEKTNLETRNLISILEEDIRVGRKEYEGLQSGMERVKAEREQFLQQVVVLEEAISKHNREKEGLLNHLHEMEEDHTSTNQNTESMAGKIQALEGEVCRLSQSLESSLLEKGEIASRLNSTQDEVRQMRTGIEKLQVRIESDERKKKKMGELLKAAQRKSDSLQDRIDALEREKDEFEQNLEEAVLQAEVAKAELEEERTKVEEEKKELNEKLTELSAALDTLTSQKAHLERELDMKNVEIEELKAAKDKLEQGLEKAEVDRREEDRQRQRLEELEKWTREEAERQSVRVGDLQGQLTELERENNDLRATFESLGEEIKDLKTLAQAKEEEILALEKDKENKAESISLIVAEKKRLEERNEQLEKERDDLQSALVSVNQEKAKADQEKTELDEGRVKLQSKISLVETEKQNLQQTVSLLEQEKLRSEAETEELQSSLLMMEEEKNNLSSALSLLEEEKQQATEEKERLTQEHEVLQKTVASMEEELETHKRSMTQLSEQVSELTSSLARLTKERDSALSKMNLWMKTCKQLEQEKQNILNSSGRSSEEFQAEAAQLRAQAEVRKKEVQELKTALEKKTTEAEERRQELKQKEEEVKERAAALEGVRAEKERELEEIRKELDEVNALLEEKSTEADESIEKYCSLLVKVHKLEESNDALKTRLEHLTASQPVNEAKVPPETRRRSVRKSSSKHQEEKMSENTENLVPTTTPSSPQGGSPGKRGHKEISDRDSAQEALHNLTKKLKANTATPRGRGEQDDEEFRPEGLPDLVQKGFADIPLGEASPYIIRRTTGRRCSPRLAARQTKPDIKVLGPVHLQSPSGSSSDGSDRTRQPLSGEQEPSLNVHQEAEQREKQVLVEQTKQGENCHVQ, encoded by the exons ATGAGCTGGGCGGTGGAGGAGTGGAAGGATGGACTTCCAGGGAAAGCCCTGCAGAAGATCCAGGAGATGGAGGTCCAACTGGACAAACTGAAGAAGGAAAGGACACAGAAGCAGTTTCAGCTGGACTCTCTGGAAGCTGCCctgcagaaacagaagcagaag GTGGACAGTGAACGCACCGAGATCTCCGCTTTGAAAAGAGAAAACCAGTCGATGATTGAGTCATGTGACGCTTTGGAGAAAACTCGTCAGAAGGTGGTTCATGACCTTGGAGTCAAAGAGCAGCAG GTGAGCTACCTGGAGGGTCAACTTAACTCCTGCAGGAAGACAATAGATCGTCTGGAGCAAGAACTCAAGAA GTACAAAACTGAGCTCGATCGCTCTCAACCTGCCGGATCTTCCTTGCTGTCCACCTCTTCCTCTGACCTGCAGACGTTCAGCACGCCACAGAAGACTTTTGCTACGCCAGCGCCTGTCGCTGCACACAGACAGCCAG ACAGCAAACTGGACGAGCTTCAGGAAAAGTACAACCatgaagtggaagaaagaagaaagctgGAAAGTGAGCTCAAAATGTTGCAGGtcaag TTGCTGAATCAGTCATCCGTCAGCCACAAGGACATCGCCGCCCGCCAAGCTGGGTCATCCATATTCCCATGGCAACAGCAGGATCAGGTCCACAGCCTACGGGGCCAGGATGCGATGGAAACGCCACTAAAGAGACGCGGTGCTTCTCTGTGGGACACCCACGAGGAAACGCCGATCAAACCCAACCAGCGGATGAGTTCGTCCAGAACCGTCCAGAGTCCCAGTGGATCGACCCAGCAGACGGAGCAGCTGAAGAGCCTCAACCAGG AGCTGCGTGGACGTGTGTCAGAGCTGGAGAGGAATCTGGCTGCTCAGGAAAAGGAAATTCGTAACCAAACATCGAAGCTGCAAGAACTCCAAACTCACTTGAACCAAACCCGCAAAGAGCTGGCGGAGCGGGACAGAGAGCTGGCCAAGGCCGGCCACGAGCTGAGCCAGGCTGCAGACCGCCACCAGCAGCTGGAGGCAAAG TGCTCCTTGGTGGAGCAGAAGCTGAAGCAGGTCTCCGAGGAGATGAGCTGCCAGAGGCACAACGCTGAAAGCTGCAGACGAGCTCTGGAGCAGAAACTCAAAGACCAAGAAAGAAACAGTCAGAAG GAGTTGGCTCAGCTTCAGAGTTCCCATCAGGCTTTGGATCAGCAGCTcaaccagaccagaaccaagCTGACACAGGAGATCCAACAGGCCAAAAAAGACCACAATGTTCTTCAAGCGGACATGGAGAAG ACGCGCTTGCAGAAGAGTCAGATGGAGAGAGAaatggaggagcagaagcaGAAGCTGCTGCGGTCCGAACAAGGCCTGCAGGCGACTCAGACCAAAGAGCAAGACCTCCGCAAAAAGATGGAG GAgctgcagaaagagaagaacGGCGTGACCATCCAGTTGGACCGCTGCAGCAGGTCGCTGACTCAGCTGGAAGAGGAGAAGAGGATCTCAGAGCAGTCGCTGAAACGCACCCAGGGGCTGCTGGAGGACCTGAAAG CGAAATCTGAAGGACAGGCCGAGGAGCTGAAGAGACTCCAGTCAAAATTTGAGCAACAGACTCAGACGGCAGCAAGAGAGCTGGAACACGTGAAGAAGACGCTTTCTGACGCAGAGGCCAGGAATGACAA atCTCAGAATGAGCTTCAAAAGCAGAAGCAGGAGAGTGAGAAGCTGAGCAACAAGCTGACGGTCATAGAGCAGGAGAGCGAAGAGCTGAAATCAAACCTCCGTCAGAGTCGGGACGAGTGCCAGGCTGTGAAACAGGAGCACCAGGCTCTGctggagtggaagaaaaacaaggagaaCTTGATAAACCAAACCGAGGCCGCGCAGCAGGAGCTCACTGACAAGATTATCACTTTGGAGGGCAAAGCGAGCCGGATGCATGAGGCCAACAATGAACTCCAG GACAAGATCTCATCCACGGAGGCAGACAAAGCCAGTCTGTCCGCCCACATCGACGCCCTGAAGGGAGAACTCCTCATGAGGAGCACggagctggaggagaaggaGCATCAGTACCAGCAGCTTCAGCTCCACGTCTCTGAAGCGGCACAGAAACACGGCAAAGACCTGGAGAACGCCGGGAAGCAGCTGGCGCAGCTCCAAGGACAG GTGAAAGAGCTGGAGTCCCGGCTGCAGAGGGAGGCGTCTCGAGCAGAGCTGGCCGAAAAGACGAACTgcgagctgcaggaggagcacCAGGCCGCGTGCGACCTGCTGCGCTCCAAAGACCAGCTGCTGGAGCTGGGCCGGGCCGAGGTCAGCCAGCTGAAGGACAGCCTCGCTCAGTCCGCCGCACAGCAGGAGGCGCAGAGCGACAG cTTTGTGAAGCAGAAGGCCGTCCTGCTGAAGCGGTGTGAGGAGAGCATTTCGGCGCAGGCTGAGGAGACGGAGCGCGTCAAGCTGCAGGCAGAGGAAGTCcagcaggagctgctgctctccagacacaaa ATCACCTCGATGGAGCAGATCCTGAAGGTCCAGGAACAGCTGGGAGCCgagctgcagaaacaaattaaGACGACGTCCGATAAGGAGGAGGAGCTCACGAAGACGTGCGAGGAGAAATCAGAGGAGCTGAAACGcttggaggaggagctgaaggaCCAGCGGAGCCTCACCGAGGAGACGGAGCAGCAGATCAGAGCGGCTGAAGCTCGGATCCACTCCGTGGAAAATCAAAAGGCTGAGCTGGAAAATCGACTTCAAGAGATGAAGACAGAagcagag ATCCTGCAGTTCAGTCACACTGAAAGGATGAACGCTCTCCAGGAACAGATCGTATGTCTGGAAAAGCAGGTTGCTGCAAACCAGGAAGAAGCAGAGGAGGTTCCTgtcctgaaaaacaaactggacgTGGTCAACCAGTCTCTTGCTCACCTTAACAAATCTCTTGAAGCTTCAGAAAAGAGCCTCAGCTgtgcaaatgaaataaaagctgatcTGGAGGTCACCCTGTCTGAGAAAGTGAAACTTATCACTGCTTTGGAGGATCAGATCAATAATCTCACTGAGAAGCTGAGGAAAGAGTCTGAGAGCCACAGCTCAGAGGTTGAGGACTTCATCAATAAGGAGAGGAGCCTCAAAGAGCAGCTGGAAGCCACTAGGAAATCAGTAGCTGCAGCCAAAGAAGAGTCCAGCTCTAGACGGGAGAATATCCGAGAAATGAAGATGACTCTGTCTGCAGCGTCCCGCGGCCTGGAAGAAAGAGACAACACGATAAAGAGTCTGAAAGAGAAGCTGAACAAAGCAGAGGCAGAGCAGGCCAAAGCCTCTGAGCTCCTGAAGGAGAAGACGGTGGCCATGAGCAAAATCAAG GTGCAGCTGGAGATGCTGCAGATGGACCTGGAGGACAACGAGTTGGCCATGACCTCTGTGGGCAGTCAGGCGGAGGAGCTGAAGGGAACCATAGCGTCCCTGGAGGCCATGCTGGAGGAAAGCAAAGCCCAG GTTTCTGTTTTGGAGACCCGTTTGGATGAGGTCCAGTACCAAAACTCTCTGCTGGAGACAAAATACGTGACGGCGAAGGACGAGCTGCTGGAGCGGAGCTGCGAGATAACCCGTCTGGAGGAGGACGCCGTCAGACGGCAGCAGCTAGAGGAGAACGTCTCTGCCTTGGAGGCCAAACTGAGTCAGATTACTGAGGAAAACTCAAAGGCAGAGACGGAGCTGAGGCAGATCATTCAGGAGAAAGAGAGCCATTTGGAGCAAGTAAACGAGGAGAGAAACAGCCTCCAGGCTACCTTAACGCAGTCAGTGGATGAGCAGAAACGAGCTGAATCTGAAATCACTCAGGTAAAAGCGGTGAAggcggagctggaggagagaatGAGCAACCTGTCGAAGGAGATTCAGCAACTCCATGCTGATGTTAGAGAGTTatctgaacagaaacaggaagcgGAGGGAACGATTGACCAGAtggctgcagaaacacaacagacagAGTCCGCTCTCCGTCGGATCTCAGAGGAGAAAGCCCAGCTGGACGTTGCTCTGAGTTCAGTCAGCGAGGAAAAAGTTGAGCTGCAGGAGAGGATTTCTACTTTAACCTCTGAGAACGGGGAGCTGGTCTGCAAAGTGaagcaggtggaggaggagaaactCCAGCTGGAGTCTAAGTTTAGTCAAATCTCTGAGGAAAACGTCAAGCAGCAGTCAGACATGAACCGTCTGActgcagagaagcagcagctgcagagcagtgcagagaggctgcaggaggagaTGGCGTCTCTGCGGGAGGAGAGCGAGCGTGTCCAGAGCTCGCTGCTGTCCGCTGAGGAGGAGCGACAGATGCTGCGGGAGCAGCTCAACACGAGGGACGAGACCAACCACACGGAGAGCAGAGCGCG CAACCAGCAGTTTGAGGCGGAGCAGACTGCACTTCATCAGAAGCTGTCCATCCTCCAGACGGAGCTggctgtgctgcagcagcagtacGATTTGCTTCTGCAGCAAGTGGACCAGCAGCAACGCATCATTCAGCAGCTCACAGAATCACAGAAATACCAGAATCCGACTGGAAACATCCCGCGCCTCGAACCCAAAGACGCTGAGGATGGCG CAGAGGCAGCTGAACAGACCAAACCAAACCCAGAACTTGGTGCGAACGTCGGTACCAGTGCAGAGTCAGATCCACTGAATGAACAGGAAGAGGCGTCTGAAAAGAGCCCTGATCAGGCTGCGAG TGAGGCAGAGCTGATCGTTCGGGAGGACGCCTCTGATCAGGAGATGATCAATGAGGAGGAGGCTCATAAACATGATGCTCAGGAAATCCAACTTCGCCAGCAG gtctcTGAGGAGAACTGCAGCAGTAGTGGAGATCTTGAAAATGAGAAGTATGATGCATCTTCCTTCCAACATGAGATAAGAGGCATGAAATTTTCTG GAGACGAGTCTTGGCCGGTGAAAGACGTCGATACAGAAATGATCTCAGAGCAGCAGAGTGAACTGAAGACGCTGCGGTCGGAGTTTGACCTGCTgacctctgagctgcagctgagagCAGAGCTGACCTCAGAGCTGGAAGTCCAAGTTCAGAAGTTGGAGGAGAAAGTTCAGGCTGCAGAGGAGCAGCTGAGCACCGCtttggaggagaagaagagtcTTTCTGATCAG GTGAcccagctgctggaggagagGGAGTCACTTAGTCTGCAGCTGGAAACGTCTAAATGTCAACTCACTGACTTCATGGAGATGTTGGAAGGACTTGAGATGGccaaag gcgGATTGGATGAGAAGTTCCTTCAGCAGGAGAGTGAGTTGAAGAGGGTCCGCTCTGAAAAAGCTAACCTGGAGCAGCACATCCTGGGAATGGAGTCTGAACTGGAGAGCATGCAAGCAGAAACCTCCAGGCTTACGGAGGAGCTGGAGATCCAGAGGAAGACTTGTTCAGGACGGGAACAACAGATAGAAACTCTCCTTACGGAG acGACCCAGCTGAGAGCTGAACTCGTGTCGTGCTCTGAAGACCGAGATGAGTTGAGTCAGTCTTTAGGTCAGTGGAGAGACAAAGTTCACGGTTTGGAGAAGACAAACCTGGAAACCAGAAATTTAATCTCCATCCTGGAGGAAGACATCCGGGTCGGAAGAAAGGAGTACGAAGGTCTGCAAAGCGGCATGGAGAGAGTGAAGGCAGAGAGGGAGCAG TTTTTGCAGCAGGTTGTGGTTCTGGAAGAGGCCATTTCTAAACATAACAGGGAGAAGGAGGGGCTGCTCAACCACCTCCATGAGATGGAAGAAGATCACACGTCTACCAACCAAAACACCGAGTCCATGGCCGGCAAAATCCAG gCGTTGGAGGGAGAAGTGTGTCGCCTCTCCCAGTCTCTGGAGTCGTCGCTGCTGGAGAAAGGAGAAATCGCGTCTCGGCTGAACTCCACTCAGGATGAAGTCCGGCAGATGAGGACGGGCATCGAGAAGCTGCAGGTCCGCATCGAGTCAGacgagaggaagaagaagaagatgggaGAGCTGCTCAAAG ctgctCAGAGGAAGTCTGACTCGCTGCAGGATCGCATCGATGCGCTGGAGCGAGAGAAAGACGAATTTGAGCAAAATCTAGAGGAGGCCGTGTTGCAG GCTGAAGTAGCAAAAGCTGAGCTGGAAGAGGAGAGGACTAAG gtggaagaagagaagaaagagCTGAATGAGAAACTGACTGAGCTGTCCGCCGCTCTGGACACTCTGACATCTCAGAAAGCTCATTTAGAGAGAGAGCTGGACATGAAAAATGTAGAGATAGAGGAGCTGAAGGCAGCTAAGGACAAACTGGAACAGGGTTTGGAGAAAGCAGAGGTggacagaagagaagaagacagacagagacaaagACTAGAGGAGCTGGAGAAATGGACgagagaggaagcagagagacaAAGTGTGCGAGTCGGAGACCTTCAGGGCCAGCTGACGGAGTTGGAAAGGGAAAACAACGACCTTAGGGCAACGTTTGAGTCTTTAGGAGAAGAAATAAAGGATCTTAAAACACTTGCTCAAGCTAAAGAGGAAGAAATCCTCGCTTTGGAGAAGGACAAAGAGAATAAGGCAGAATCCATCTCATTAATCGTAGCAGAGAAGAAACGATTAGAGGAAAGAAATGAACAGCTGGAAAAGGAGAGAGACGACCTTCAGTCTGCTCTGGTGTCTGTGAACCAAGAGAAAGCAAAGGCAGATCAGGAGAAAACAGAGTTGGATGAAGGGAGAGTAAAGCTTCAGTCCAAGATCTCGTTGGTAGAAACGGAGAAACAGAACCTCCAACAAACCGTCTCCTTGTTGGAGCAGGAAAAGCTGAGGTCAGAGGCTGAAACTGAGGAGTTGCAGTCTTCACTGTTGATGATGGAAGAGGAGAAGAACAACCTGTCTTCAGCTCTTTCTCTGCTGGAAGAAGAGAAGCAGCAGGCAACAGAGGAGAAAGAGAGGCTCACACAGGAACATGAGGTTCTCCAGAAAACAGTCGCCTCCATGGAAGAAGAACTGGAGACACACAAACGATCCATGACCCAGCTCAGTGAGCAG GTTTCTGAACTAACATCCAGTTTAGCTCGTCTGACAAAAGAGAGAGACTCTGCTCTGAGCAAAATGAACCTTTGGATGAAGACCTGCAaacagctggagcaggagaagCAGAACATCCTAAACAGCTCAG GAAGAAGCAGTGAGGAGTTTCAGGCTGAAGCGGCCCAGCTGAGGGCGCAGGCAGAGGTCAGGAAGAAAGAAGTCCAAGAACTGAAAACCGCCCTGGAGAAAAAAACGACAGAGGCTGAGGAAAGACGACAAGAATTGAAGcaaaaggaggaagaggtgaAGGAGCGAGCGGCTGCTCTGGAGGGAGTGAGAGCGGAGAAGGAAAGGGAGCTGGAGGAGATCAGGAAGGAACTGGATGAGGTTAACGCGCTTCTGGAGGAGAAAAGCACCGAGGCCGATGAGAGCATAGAGAAATACTGCAGCCTGCTGGTCAAAGTCCACAAGCTGGAGGAGAGCAATGACGCGCTGAAGACCCGACTGGAGCATCTCACTGCCAGCCAGCCTGTGAATGAAGCCAAGGTCCCTCCTGAAACCCGCCGGCGTTCAGTGAGGAAGTCTTCCTCCAAACACCAGGAAGaaaaaatgagtgaaaacacAGAGAATCTGGTTCCCACGACAACACCGAGCTCTCCACAGGGAGGGTCTCCGGGGAAACGGGGTCATAAAGAAATCAGTGACAGAGACAGCGCCCAGGAGGCTCTGCACAACCTGACGAAGAAACTAAAAGCCAACACCGCGACGcccagaggaagaggagaacaGGATGACGAAGAGTTCAGACCAGAGGGCCTGCCTGACCTGGTGCAGAAAG GGTTCGCTGATATCCCACTGGGGGAGGCCAGTCCGTACATCATCCGGAGGACCACCGGGAGGCGCTGCAGTCCTCGCCTGGCTGCAAGGCAGACTAAGCCTGACATCAAG GTTTTGGGGCCCGTCCATCTGCAGAGTCCCTCTGGTTCATCATCGGACGGCTCCGACAGGACGCGCCAGCCTCTGAGTGGCGAACAGGAACCTTCGCTGAATGTCCATCAGgaagcagagcagagagagaaacaggtTTTAGTGgagcaaacaaaacaaggagaaaACTGTCATGTTCAGTAG